One genomic region from Gemmatimonadales bacterium encodes:
- a CDS encoding ABC transporter ATP-binding protein yields the protein MTSQPPVLQIPRRRRDPRAPGERPTWRQRLEALRHVRPLLAMVWATHRGYTVAIVALRILRAFVPLAVLWIGKLIIDGVVTAMRGHAAGLAVPWEALARLVVTGLAIAIVGDALARAGTLVESLLGDLFSNRISVRLMEHAATLDLRHFEDPEFYDHLERARRQTVGRIGLIALLLSSVQDLITLASLAATLVFYVPWLLLLLAAAVVPSFLGETHFAALGYSLLFRWTPERRQLDYLRYTAASDETAKEIKLFGLSRWLTDRYARLSDAFYEANRTLSIRHSAVSTLLTAIGTVGYYGAYGIIIYLTVIGYRSPAGSFTIGVLTFLAGSFQQSRDLIQRILLSTSQIYEQSLYLADLFTFFEMKPSIVSREGARNVPRPIRVGFEFRDVGFRYPGSETWAVRHLSFWLPAGERLALVGENGAGKTTLTKLVARLYDPDEGVILLDGVDLRDYDVGSLHRNIGVIFQDFVRYAFVLRENIGVGEIGAVEDTERIQAAAERSQASKVAQRFERRYEQMLGRRFEEGIELSGGEWQKVALARAYLREAQVLILDEPTAALDARAEYEVFVRFAELTKGKAAILISHRFSTVRMADRILVLGRGELLEQGTHEELVTRGGTYAELFRLQAAGYR from the coding sequence ATGACCAGCCAGCCTCCCGTGCTCCAGATCCCGCGCCGCCGGCGCGACCCGCGGGCTCCCGGGGAGCGACCGACCTGGCGGCAGCGGCTCGAGGCCCTGCGGCACGTGCGGCCGCTGCTCGCGATGGTGTGGGCGACGCACCGCGGCTACACGGTGGCGATCGTGGCGCTGCGGATCCTGCGGGCGTTCGTCCCGCTCGCGGTGCTGTGGATCGGGAAGCTCATCATCGACGGCGTGGTAACGGCGATGCGCGGCCACGCCGCGGGACTGGCGGTGCCCTGGGAGGCGCTGGCCCGGCTGGTCGTCACCGGGTTGGCGATCGCGATCGTCGGGGACGCGCTCGCCCGGGCCGGCACGCTGGTCGAGAGCCTGCTGGGAGACCTGTTCAGCAACCGCATCAGCGTGCGGCTGATGGAGCACGCGGCCACGCTCGACCTCCGGCACTTCGAAGACCCGGAGTTCTACGACCACCTGGAGCGGGCGCGGCGGCAGACCGTCGGCCGCATCGGGCTGATCGCCCTGCTGCTGTCGTCGGTGCAGGACCTGATCACGCTGGCGAGCCTCGCGGCCACGCTGGTGTTCTACGTGCCGTGGCTCCTGCTGCTCCTCGCGGCGGCCGTGGTGCCGTCGTTCCTCGGCGAGACGCATTTCGCCGCCCTGGGCTATTCGCTGCTGTTCCGCTGGACGCCGGAGCGACGCCAGCTCGACTACCTCCGCTACACCGCGGCGAGCGACGAGACCGCCAAGGAGATCAAGCTGTTCGGCCTGTCTCGGTGGCTGACCGACCGCTACGCGAGGCTGTCGGACGCCTTCTACGAGGCCAACCGGACGCTCTCGATCCGGCACAGCGCCGTGAGCACGCTGCTCACCGCCATCGGGACGGTGGGGTACTACGGGGCGTACGGGATCATCATCTACCTGACGGTGATCGGATACCGGTCGCCGGCCGGGTCGTTCACCATCGGCGTGCTCACCTTCCTCGCCGGCTCGTTCCAGCAGAGCCGCGATCTGATCCAGCGCATCCTGCTCTCGACGTCGCAGATCTACGAGCAGAGCCTGTACCTGGCCGATCTGTTCACCTTCTTCGAGATGAAGCCGTCCATCGTCTCCCGCGAAGGGGCCCGGAACGTGCCCCGACCGATTCGCGTCGGCTTCGAGTTCCGCGACGTCGGCTTCCGCTATCCGGGAAGCGAGACCTGGGCGGTGCGGCACCTGAGCTTCTGGCTCCCCGCCGGGGAGCGCCTGGCGCTGGTGGGCGAGAACGGCGCCGGCAAGACGACGCTCACCAAGCTGGTGGCGCGCCTGTACGACCCGGACGAGGGCGTGATCCTGCTCGACGGCGTGGACCTCAGGGACTACGACGTGGGCAGCCTGCACCGGAACATCGGCGTGATCTTCCAGGACTTCGTCCGCTACGCGTTCGTGCTGCGGGAGAACATCGGCGTCGGCGAGATCGGCGCGGTCGAGGACACCGAGCGCATCCAGGCCGCCGCGGAGCGCAGCCAGGCGTCCAAGGTCGCGCAGCGCTTCGAGCGGCGCTACGAGCAGATGCTGGGCCGGCGGTTCGAGGAGGGGATCGAGCTCTCGGGCGGCGAGTGGCAGAAGGTCGCCCTGGCGCGGGCCTATCTGCGGGAGGCGCAGGTGCTGATCCTCGACGAGCCCACGGCCGCGCTCGACGCGCGCGCCGAATACGAGGTGTTCGTGCGCTTCGCCGAGCTCACGAAGGGCAAGGCCGCGATCCTGATCTCGCACCGGTTTTCGACCGTGCGGATGGCGGACCGGATCCTGGTGCTGGGCCGGGGCGAGCTGCTGGAGCAGGGAACGCACGAGGAGCTGGTGACGCGGGGCGGGACGTACGCGGAACTCTTCAGACTGCAGGCGGCAGGGTACCGATAG
- a CDS encoding SDR family NAD(P)-dependent oxidoreductase: MNWQFELAVVTGASRGIGKALAQGLADRGAAVAVCARDAIAIERFASDLRAGGGKAFGAPCDVRDEAEVAAFAARVQREMGSPTIVVNNAGIARFAPVTELSVEQWDEVLATNLRGMFLVTRAFLPAMLAHGHGAIVNVASLAGRNGFASGAAYCASKHGVLGFSKSLMMEVRKRDIRVIAVCPGSVSTAFFDGHTPFQPDREKILRAEDVATVVLETLALDERATVSELDIRPTNP; encoded by the coding sequence ATGAACTGGCAGTTCGAGCTGGCCGTGGTGACCGGGGCCTCGCGCGGCATCGGCAAGGCCCTCGCGCAGGGCCTGGCGGACCGGGGCGCGGCGGTGGCGGTCTGCGCCCGCGACGCGATCGCGATCGAGCGCTTCGCGTCCGACCTCCGCGCCGGAGGGGGGAAGGCGTTCGGAGCGCCGTGCGACGTCCGCGACGAAGCCGAGGTCGCCGCCTTCGCGGCCCGGGTCCAGCGCGAGATGGGCTCGCCCACCATCGTCGTCAACAACGCCGGCATCGCCCGCTTCGCGCCGGTGACGGAGCTGTCGGTCGAGCAGTGGGACGAGGTGCTCGCCACCAACCTGCGCGGGATGTTCCTGGTCACGCGGGCGTTCCTGCCGGCGATGCTCGCCCACGGCCACGGGGCGATCGTCAACGTGGCCTCGCTCGCCGGCCGGAACGGCTTCGCCAGCGGTGCCGCCTACTGCGCCTCCAAGCACGGCGTGCTCGGCTTCTCGAAGTCGCTGATGATGGAGGTGCGGAAGCGCGACATCCGCGTGATCGCCGTGTGCCCCGGCTCGGTCAGCACGGCGTTCTTCGACGGCCATACGCCGTTCCAGCCCGACCGCGAGAAGATCCTGCGGGCCGAGGACGTGGCGACGGTCGTCCTCGAGACGCTCGCGCTGGACGAGCGCGCCACCGTCTCGGAGCTGGACATCCGGCCGACCAATCCCTGA
- a CDS encoding PHB depolymerase family esterase, with protein MKVGRAAAALAAGLALHAAPAPARAQSVARTLRVGALVRSYRLHVPPQLERDGRAALVLVFHGRGGDGAGMERLTGFSELADRAHFVVAYPDGIGRSWNDGRAVAASPAQRQNVDDVGFVTTLIDALTAELRIDPRRVFATGLSNGASFTHYLAARAAGRLAAVASVAGGLAAPFAPRFAPAAPVSVLVMQGTADPLVPYEGGPIAGGRLGSELGAEATARAWVEADGIRAEPARGTLPDSDPRDGCRVSWQRWSGGRERTEVWLYRLEGGGHTWPGGPQYLPRLIVGPVCRDFDASFAIWNFFSRHEKTAAGEP; from the coding sequence CTGAAGGTCGGCCGCGCCGCGGCGGCCCTGGCCGCCGGCCTCGCGCTTCACGCGGCGCCGGCGCCGGCACGGGCGCAATCGGTCGCGCGCACGCTGCGGGTCGGTGCCCTGGTCCGCAGCTACCGGCTGCACGTTCCTCCGCAGCTCGAGCGCGACGGCAGAGCGGCGCTGGTCCTCGTCTTCCACGGACGGGGCGGCGACGGCGCGGGGATGGAGCGGCTCACGGGCTTCAGCGAGCTCGCCGACCGCGCCCACTTCGTGGTCGCCTACCCGGACGGCATCGGCCGCAGCTGGAACGACGGCCGGGCCGTCGCCGCGTCGCCCGCCCAGCGCCAGAACGTGGACGACGTGGGGTTCGTCACGACCCTGATCGACGCGCTGACGGCGGAGCTGCGCATCGATCCGCGGCGCGTCTTCGCGACCGGCCTGTCGAACGGCGCCTCGTTCACGCACTACCTGGCGGCGCGGGCGGCCGGGCGGCTCGCGGCGGTGGCCTCCGTCGCCGGGGGGCTCGCGGCCCCGTTCGCGCCCCGCTTCGCCCCGGCGGCGCCGGTTTCGGTGCTCGTCATGCAGGGTACCGCCGATCCGCTCGTGCCCTACGAGGGCGGCCCGATTGCCGGCGGGCGGCTGGGCAGCGAGCTCGGCGCGGAGGCGACGGCGCGCGCCTGGGTGGAGGCCGACGGCATTCGGGCCGAGCCCGCCAGGGGCACCCTGCCGGACAGCGATCCGCGCGACGGCTGCCGGGTGAGCTGGCAACGATGGAGCGGCGGGCGCGAGCGGACGGAGGTGTGGCTCTACCGGCTGGAGGGCGGCGGCCACACCTGGCCCGGCGGGCCGCAGTATCTGCCGCGGCTGATCGTCGGCCCCGTCTGCCGGGACTTCGACGCGAGCTTCGCGATCTGGAACTTCTTCAGCCGCCACGAGAAGACGGCCGCGGGAGAGCCGTGA
- a CDS encoding deoxynucleoside kinase, whose product MTRTGSVLEVREPQAIPRHQIANRLTNVERRLLTYLARHQTLVACVGNIGAGKSSLVKLLAYSTGMNALFELPDEGYEDHVAQNPSLFPLLATAKNSAKRTLGRYYGAINEFIDCQARESATSPGWQAAKRNLENAALDIQHAYLDLRKMQLEAVPHLQASTCIDGSPLADRYAFCEVLHRDMDVPYLTADSLAVIDARLENEFRPLVRPGLVILLQSPVESLLRNIRERRRDEEKTHADQIPEGLMRLVRALNPRYEALVANLRASGWYAGPVLVIDVSKIDFVSNVRHLIAVYEGIETLLVPKEFRA is encoded by the coding sequence GTGACCCGGACGGGGTCGGTGCTGGAGGTTCGCGAGCCCCAGGCGATTCCCCGGCACCAGATCGCAAACCGGCTCACCAACGTCGAGCGGCGGCTGCTCACCTACCTGGCGCGGCACCAGACCCTGGTGGCTTGCGTGGGGAACATCGGAGCCGGCAAGAGCAGCCTGGTCAAGCTGCTCGCATACAGCACCGGGATGAACGCGCTGTTCGAGCTGCCCGACGAGGGGTACGAGGACCACGTCGCGCAGAACCCGTCGCTGTTTCCCCTGCTGGCGACGGCGAAGAACTCGGCCAAGCGGACGCTGGGGCGCTACTACGGCGCCATCAACGAGTTCATCGACTGCCAGGCGCGGGAGAGCGCGACGAGCCCCGGCTGGCAGGCGGCGAAGCGCAACCTGGAGAACGCGGCGCTGGACATCCAGCACGCGTACCTCGACCTCCGCAAGATGCAGCTGGAGGCGGTGCCGCACCTGCAGGCCTCGACCTGCATCGACGGCTCGCCGCTGGCCGACCGCTACGCGTTCTGCGAGGTGCTGCACCGCGACATGGACGTGCCCTACCTCACGGCGGACTCCCTGGCCGTGATCGACGCGCGACTCGAGAACGAGTTCCGGCCGCTGGTTCGGCCCGGGCTCGTCATTCTGCTCCAGAGCCCGGTCGAGTCCCTGCTGCGCAACATCCGGGAGCGGCGGCGCGACGAGGAGAAGACCCACGCCGACCAGATCCCCGAAGGCCTGATGCGGCTGGTGCGGGCGCTGAACCCGCGCTACGAGGCGCTGGTCGCGAACCTCCGGGCGAGCGGCTGGTACGCCGGCCCGGTGCTGGTGATCGACGTGTCGAAGATCGACTTCGTGTCCAACGTTCGACACCTCATCGCGGTGTACGAGGGGATCGAGACGCTCCTCGTGCCGAAGGAGTTCCGGGCCTAG
- a CDS encoding deoxynucleoside kinase, protein MASGNFHIGIMGNLFSGKTTLMNALAAEPYRSELEGLLGTAETHAFSERVEKGSLTDQCLALFYQDRVANIFPTETAFLHMRVLQQREIRHLMTRESKSGVLILEDRPFLDGPEVFVKRMIESGEMPAAHAKLYFTLLYQTLQNERIRLPDLTVYLRTEPGLLETRRQARAEAGDAYARTITGEYLCQIHEAYERLVANWRATLRKYQEFAIVPPDSDMVILPAEIDMHEHQGYVHVAAGTIREKVRRMIEARKQSA, encoded by the coding sequence ATGGCGAGCGGCAACTTCCACATCGGCATTATGGGCAATCTGTTCTCCGGCAAGACGACGCTGATGAACGCCCTGGCGGCCGAGCCGTATCGCTCGGAGCTGGAGGGCCTGCTCGGCACGGCGGAGACGCACGCGTTCTCCGAGCGGGTGGAGAAGGGCTCGCTCACCGACCAGTGCCTGGCGCTGTTCTACCAGGATCGCGTCGCGAACATCTTTCCGACCGAGACCGCCTTCCTGCATATGCGGGTGCTCCAGCAGCGCGAGATTCGCCACCTGATGACCCGGGAGTCGAAGAGCGGCGTGCTGATTCTCGAGGACCGGCCGTTCCTCGACGGACCCGAGGTGTTCGTGAAGCGGATGATCGAGTCGGGGGAGATGCCGGCCGCCCACGCGAAGCTCTACTTCACCCTGCTGTACCAGACGCTGCAGAACGAGCGGATCCGGCTCCCCGACCTCACGGTGTACCTGCGCACCGAGCCGGGCCTGCTCGAGACTCGGCGCCAGGCGCGGGCGGAGGCGGGCGACGCCTACGCCCGCACCATCACCGGCGAGTACCTGTGCCAGATTCACGAGGCCTACGAGCGCCTGGTGGCCAACTGGCGGGCGACGCTGCGCAAGTACCAGGAGTTCGCGATCGTGCCGCCGGATTCGGACATGGTGATCCTGCCGGCGGAGATCGACATGCACGAGCACCAGGGCTACGTGCACGTGGCGGCCGGGACGATCCGCGAGAAGGTGCGGCGGATGATCGAAGCGCGGAAGCAGAGCGCGTGA
- a CDS encoding OsmC family peroxiredoxin: protein MPTRKASAVWEGGLRAGKGSFKTDSGLIGGNYGFGSRFEQAPGSNPEELIAAAHAACLSMALSGGLERAGKTATRLTTEAACTVEKVGDAFRITRMKLVVRGKVPGMDQAAFVAAAEAAKDGCPVSNALKGNVTFELDAKLE, encoded by the coding sequence ATGCCCACGCGCAAGGCATCGGCAGTCTGGGAAGGCGGGCTCAGGGCCGGCAAGGGAAGCTTCAAGACCGACAGCGGCCTGATCGGCGGCAACTACGGGTTCGGTTCCCGCTTCGAGCAGGCCCCCGGCTCGAATCCGGAGGAGCTGATCGCCGCCGCCCACGCGGCCTGCCTCAGCATGGCGCTCTCCGGCGGGCTGGAGCGCGCCGGCAAGACGGCGACGCGGCTGACGACCGAAGCGGCGTGCACGGTCGAGAAGGTGGGGGACGCATTCCGGATCACGAGGATGAAGCTCGTGGTGCGGGGCAAGGTGCCGGGCATGGATCAGGCGGCCTTCGTTGCGGCGGCCGAGGCGGCCAAGGACGGTTGCCCGGTCTCCAACGCCCTCAAGGGCAACGTGACCTTCGAGCTGGACGCGAAGCTGGAGTAG